The following are encoded in a window of Acropora muricata isolate sample 2 chromosome 6, ASM3666990v1, whole genome shotgun sequence genomic DNA:
- the LOC136920969 gene encoding LOW QUALITY PROTEIN: calumenin-like (The sequence of the model RefSeq protein was modified relative to this genomic sequence to represent the inferred CDS: inserted 1 base in 1 codon; deleted 1 base in 1 codon): MTITQPAVRCLLLSRETGVVEKYLRGRAFVPCHKSISKNILFHSVRLIFAFCVCVCLLIVEARPPEAKREKKSRFNDQDLSEEEHFNERKKRITQEFDHEAFLGKXKKNLDELSPDESKGRLGKIVDRIDKDHNGKVTQKELEGWIRFTSKRYIYEDVDRQWEQLKNLEQSHLSLDEVYVQKKKADPNEPISWELYKNLTYGYITKDDEFEYKDMLARDKLRWERSDLNKDNKITKEEYTAFLHPEEYDHMKDVVVDETLQDIDKDGDGAVSLEEYLGDLYPESEKEKDAEEPEWVKTEREHFHDFRDKNKDGKMDRDEVKDWIIPPDYDHVEAEARHLVREADSDGDGELTKEEIVEKHDVFVGSQATDFGEALTRHDEF, translated from the exons ATGACTATAACTCAAC CTGCTGTGCGGTGTTTGCTTCTCTCACGGGAAACCGGTGTTGTGGAAAAATATCTGCGTGGTCGGGCATTTGTACCCTGCCacaaaagcatttcaaaaaatatattatttcattctgTACGATTGATCTTTGCGTTTTGCGTATGTGTGTGTCTATTGATTGTCGAAGCACGTCCGCCGGAAGCGAAACGAGAGAAGAAAAGCCGT TTTAACGACCAAGATCTTTCGGAGGAAGAGCATTTCAACGAAAGAAAGAAGCGCATAACACAAGAATTTGATCACGAAGCCTTTCTTGGAA ATAAGAAAAATCTTGATGAGCTGTCTCCTGACGAATCCAAAGGAAGACTAGG aaAAATTGTTGATAGAATTGACAAGGATCATAATGGAAAAGTAACACAGAAAGAGCTTGAGGGCTGGATACGGTTCACTTCCAAGCGATACATTTATGAAGATGTTGACCGACAGTGGGAACAGCTTAAAAATTTAGAACAATCTCATCTGTCCCTCGATGAAGTATACgtccaaaaaaagaaagctgacCCAAATGAGCCCATCAGTTGGGAACTATACAAAAATTTGACGTATGGCTACATTACAA AGGATGATGAATTTGAATATAAAGACATGCTAGCTAGAGACAAACTTCGCTGGGAGAGGTCTGACCTAAACAAGGACAATAAAATCACAAAGGAAGAGTACACTGCCTTTCTCCACCCGGAAGAGTACGATCACATGAAGGATGTTGTTGTGGATGAGACATTACAAGACATTGACAAAGACGGCGATGGAGCTGTGTCTCTTGAAGAGTACTTAG GTGACTTGTATCCAGagagtgaaaaagaaaaagatgctGAAGAGCCTGAATGGGTGAAGACAGAGAGAGAACACTTCCATGACTTCAGAGACAAAAATAAGGATGGAAAGATGGACAGG GATGAAGTTAAGGATTGGATCATTCCTCCTGATTATGATCATGTTGAAGCTGAAGCCAGACACCTTGTGCGTGAGGCTGATagtgatggg GACGGAGAGCTCACAAAGGAGGAAATTGTTGAAAAGCATGATGTGTTTGTTGGCAGTCAGGCCACGGATTTTGGCGAGGCACTGACAAGACATGACGAGTTTTAG